The Nocardia arthritidis genome has a window encoding:
- a CDS encoding holo-ACP synthase yields the protein MTSNQLAPRWRTAGNRLAVDGMGARRIHRAGIDLGDVERIGVTVRRRGDDLAQRVCTTAELAALDDPIAGLTALFSMKESVVKVLGGMPRGGRYADIEIGPAAEVRPIALRGEFARWADRNAVTIVAGYAEVAPRLLLSWALASTEDGAR from the coding sequence TTGACATCGAACCAACTCGCGCCGCGCTGGCGGACCGCCGGTAATCGCCTCGCCGTCGACGGCATGGGCGCCCGCCGGATCCACCGGGCCGGAATCGACCTCGGCGATGTCGAGCGCATCGGCGTCACGGTCCGGCGCCGCGGCGACGACCTGGCCCAGCGCGTGTGCACCACCGCCGAACTGGCCGCGCTGGACGATCCGATCGCCGGGCTGACCGCCCTGTTCAGCATGAAGGAAAGCGTGGTGAAGGTGCTCGGTGGCATGCCGCGCGGCGGGCGCTACGCCGATATCGAAATCGGCCCGGCCGCCGAGGTCCGGCCGATCGCGCTGCGCGGCGAATTCGCCAGGTGGGCGGACCGGAACGCGGTGACGATCGTCGCGGGATATGCCGAGGTCGCGCCCCGGCTCCTGCTCTCGTGGGCGCTGGCATCGACCGAGGACGGCGCGCGATGA